From the Penicillium oxalicum strain HP7-1 chromosome V, whole genome shotgun sequence genome, one window contains:
- a CDS encoding Pyruvate dehydrogenase E1 component subunit alpha, whose translation MLFRVAARQAAPLRRQAFAPLARRSVTTDAASSHAENIPQEDDKPFTVRLSDESFETYELDPPPYTLETTKKELKQMYHDMVSMRRMEMAADRLYKEKKIRGFCHLSTGQEAVAVGIEHAINRDDKVITAYRCHGFALMRGATVKSIIGELLGRREGIAYGKGGSMHMFAPNFYGGNGIVGAQVPVGAGLAFAQQYNEQPNTSIVLYGDGASNQGQVFEAFNMAKLWNLPVLFGCENNKYGMGTSAARSSALTEYYKRGQYIPGLKVNGMDVLATKAAVQYGKDYAVSGKGPLVFEYVTYRYGGHSMSDPGTTYRSREEIQRMRSTNDPIAGLKQKMLEWGVTSEEELKELDKAARAYVDAEVAEAEKMAVPEANPRILFEDIYVRGSEPRWMRGRTVDETFYY comes from the exons ATGCTCTTCCGTGTTGCGGCCCGCCAGGCTGCGCCTCTGCGTCGCCAGGCCTTCGCTCCTTTGGCCCGTCGCTCCGTCACCACCGATGCCGCCTCGTCGCACGCCGAGAACATTCCGCAG GAGGATGACAAGCCCTTCACTGTTCGTCTCTCCGACGAGAGCTTCGAGACTTACGAGCTCGACCCTCCTCCTTACACTCTGGAGACCACCAAGAAGGAGCTGAAGCAGATGTACCACGACATGGTCTCTATGCG CCGCATGGAGATGGCCGCCGACCGCCTGtacaaggagaagaagatccgtGGTTTCTGTCACTTGTCTACCGGTCAGGAAGCCGTTGCTGTCGGTATCGAGCACGCTATCAACCGCGACGACAAGGTCATCACTGCCTACCGTTGCCACGGCTTCGCTTTGATGCGCGGTGCTACCGTCAAGTCCATCATTGGTGAGCTCCTTGGTCGCCGTGAGGGTATTGCCTACGGCAAGGGTGGTTCCATGCACATGTTCGCTCCCAACTTCTATGGTGGCAACGGTATTGTCGGTGCTCAGGTGCCCGTCGGTGCTGGTCTCGCCTTCGCTCAGCAGTACAACGAGCAGCCCAACACCTCTATCGTCCTGTACGGTGACGGTGCTTCCAACCAGGGTCAGGTCTTCGAGGCCTTCAACATGGCCAAGCTCTGGAACCTGCCCGTCCTGTTCGGTTGCGAGAACAACAAGTACGGTATGGGTACCTCTGCCGCCCGCTCCTCCGCTCTCACCGAGTACTACAAGCGTGGTCAGTACATTCCCGGTCTGAAGGTCAACGGCATGGACGTTCTCGCCACCAAGGCCGCCGTTCAGTACGGTAAGGACTACGCCGTCTCCGGCAAGGGTCCTCTTGTCTTCGAGTATGTCACCTACCGTTACGGTGGTCACTCCATGTCCGACCCCGGTACCACCTACCGTAGCCGTGAGGAGATCCAGCGCATGCGCTCCACCAACGACCCCATCGCCGGTCTCAAGCAGAAGATGCTCGAGTGGGGTGTTACctccgaggaggagctcaaggagCTCGACAAGGCCGCTCGCGCCTACGTCGACGCCGAGGTtgccgaggctgagaagaTGGCCGTCCCCGAGGCCAACCCTCGCATTCTCTTCGAGGACATCTACGTTCGCGGTTCTGAGCCCCGCTGGATGCGTGGCCGTACCGTTGATGAGACCTTCTACTACTAG